The segment AATTTCTAGTTGTAGTTTTTGGATTGTTTTCTCTAATGAATCACAACGATCTCCAACAGGGTCCGGGATATTTTGGTGATCTAACTTCTTCGCTCCTGTACGAACACCATCAATCATAACGACTTTCCCAGGAATCCCTACGACTGTTGCATTTGGCGGAACTTCTTTTAATACAACGGAGCCTGCACCAATTTTACTATTTTCACCGACTGTAATCGAGCCCAACACTTTTGCACCGGTTGCTACTAGCACACCATCTTCTAATGTGGGGTGACGTTTTCCTTTTTCTTTCCCTGTACCGCCTAGTGTTACGCCTTGATAAATCGTTACGTCATTCCCTATTTCACATGTCTCGCCCACGACGACACCCATTCCGTGGTCAATAAAGAAACGACGGCCTATTTTTGCACCTGGATGAATTTCGATTCCTGTAAAGAATCGGCTCACTTGCGAAATGACACGAGCAAAAAAGAATAACTTTCTTTTGAAAAACCAATGTGCAATACGATGTGACCAAATCGCATGCAAACCGGAGTACGTTAAAACAACCTCAAACACGCTTCG is part of the Solibacillus sp. FSL K6-1523 genome and harbors:
- the cysE gene encoding serine O-acetyltransferase; this translates as MFKRIKEDIDNIFENDPAARSVFEVVLTYSGLHAIWSHRIAHWFFKRKLFFFARVISQVSRFFTGIEIHPGAKIGRRFFIDHGMGVVVGETCEIGNDVTIYQGVTLGGTGKEKGKRHPTLEDGVLVATGAKVLGSITVGENSKIGAGSVVLKEVPPNATVVGIPGKVVMIDGVRTGAKKLDHQNIPDPVGDRCDSLEKTIQKLQLEISNLKKEQ